One part of the Deltaproteobacteria bacterium genome encodes these proteins:
- a CDS encoding RNA polymerase factor sigma-32 produces the protein MADDELEREVTMLPVPAAPALPAPVDEAGLGRVDSLTRYMAQLRAYPPISREEEQELALRWVSTHDPEAGRRLVLANLRLVVKIAMEYRRAWTNTLDLIQEGNLGLLQAVQRFDPYQEVKLATYAAYWIRAFILKYLIDNIRLVRLGSTRAERKLFFRLNKEKRELQRLGFEPTSKLIAERLDVTEGDVESMEQRLGGSDLSMEAPIGDDEGGARFGDLVASPEPSVEAQVADEDLRETFRGHVKAFADNLKPREQRVMQARILAEEPLTLQALGDEMGLTRERIRQIEKSLVDDLRDYLKEKVVDFDYYAPSDD, from the coding sequence ATGGCGGACGACGAGCTCGAACGCGAAGTGACGATGCTGCCGGTGCCGGCCGCGCCCGCTCTGCCGGCGCCGGTCGACGAGGCCGGGCTCGGCCGCGTCGACTCGCTCACGCGCTACATGGCGCAGCTGCGCGCCTACCCGCCGATCTCGCGCGAGGAAGAGCAAGAGCTCGCGCTGCGCTGGGTCTCGACGCACGACCCCGAGGCGGGCCGCCGCCTCGTGCTCGCGAACCTGCGCCTCGTGGTGAAGATCGCGATGGAGTACCGGCGCGCGTGGACGAACACGCTCGACCTCATTCAAGAGGGCAACCTCGGCCTGCTTCAGGCGGTGCAGCGCTTCGACCCTTATCAGGAGGTGAAGCTCGCCACCTACGCCGCGTACTGGATCCGCGCGTTCATCCTCAAGTACCTGATCGACAACATTCGCCTCGTGCGGCTCGGCTCGACGCGCGCGGAGCGCAAGCTCTTCTTCCGCCTCAACAAGGAGAAGCGCGAGCTACAGCGGCTCGGCTTCGAGCCGACGTCGAAGCTGATCGCCGAGCGCCTCGACGTGACCGAGGGCGACGTCGAGTCGATGGAGCAGCGCCTCGGCGGGAGCGACCTCTCGATGGAGGCGCCGATCGGCGACGACGAGGGCGGCGCGCGCTTCGGCGACCTCGTCGCTTCTCCCGAGCCGAGCGTCGAGGCGCAGGTCGCGGACGAGGACTTGCGCGAGACGTTCCGGGGCCACGTGAAGGCGTTCGCGGACAACTTGAAGCCGCGCGAGCAGCGCGTCATGCAGGCGCGCATCCTCGCCGAGGAGCCGCTCACGCTGCAGGCGCTCGGCGACGAGATGGGCCTCACGCGCGAGCGCATCCGGCAGATCGAGAAGAGCCTCGTCGACGACCTGCGCGACTACCTGAAGGAGAAGGTCGTCGACTTCGACTACTACGCGCCGAGCGACGACTGA
- a CDS encoding acylphosphatase yields the protein MPSVRKRVVVTGRVQGVAFRASTHAQATRLGVAGWVKNRADGAVEAALEGDAAAVEALIAFCRRGPRFAEVRSVDVVDEPAEGLTEFAIR from the coding sequence ATGCCCAGCGTCCGCAAGCGCGTGGTTGTTACGGGCCGCGTCCAGGGCGTCGCGTTCCGCGCCTCGACGCACGCCCAGGCGACGCGCCTCGGCGTCGCGGGCTGGGTGAAGAACCGCGCGGACGGCGCCGTCGAAGCCGCGCTCGAGGGAGACGCCGCCGCCGTGGAAGCGCTGATCGCATTCTGCCGCCGCGGCCCGCGCTTCGCGGAGGTGCGCAGCGTGGACGTGGTGGACGAGCCCGCGGAAGGCCTCACGGAGTTCGCGATTCGATGA
- a CDS encoding DUF192 domain-containing protein, with protein MTALVRRALAALLALHLGAAAVAAEKRPEVVLDERIRVAVDVVETPALRERGLSGRADLGEHEGMLFLFPTQKIQSFWMKEMNFAIDILWVRDGQIVGMSENLPPPPRMLMVLPRYASPVPCDIVLEVRAGQAKRWGLAIGDSVRIER; from the coding sequence ATGACCGCACTCGTGCGCCGTGCGCTCGCCGCCCTGCTCGCGCTCCACCTCGGCGCCGCCGCAGTCGCGGCCGAAAAACGCCCCGAGGTCGTGCTCGACGAGCGCATCCGTGTCGCGGTCGACGTGGTCGAAACGCCCGCGCTGCGCGAACGCGGGCTGTCGGGCCGCGCCGACCTCGGCGAGCACGAGGGCATGCTCTTCCTCTTCCCGACGCAGAAGATCCAATCCTTCTGGATGAAGGAGATGAACTTCGCGATCGACATCCTCTGGGTCCGCGATGGCCAGATCGTGGGCATGTCCGAGAACCTTCCGCCGCCGCCGCGCATGTTGATGGTGCTGCCGCGCTACGCCTCGCCGGTGCCGTGCGACATCGTGCTCGAAGTGCGCGCGGGGCAGGCCAAGCGCTGGGGCCTCGCGATCGGGGATTCGGTGCGCATCGAGCGGTAA
- a CDS encoding DUF4388 domain-containing protein has product MAADAPMLFVPPQLPLRLEPGREVVIGRSVECELRVPAVAASRRHAAVIWRDGAVLVRDLGSTNGTLVNGAKIEGERSLDPGDRIEVGGISVTFCRIDASYAQTSAPADRTVVSFDPAPAPQASALRGDLAKIPLFAVLQMLEMGGQSGCLAVESAAGECAMWLVSGRVVHAEASKQRGIEAAFELAQIEAGRFEFTPGSPPPEQSFEMSVTEIILEASRLLDEANAAQ; this is encoded by the coding sequence ATGGCCGCCGACGCCCCGATGCTCTTCGTCCCCCCGCAGCTTCCGCTGCGGCTCGAGCCCGGTCGTGAAGTCGTGATCGGCCGCAGCGTCGAGTGCGAGCTGCGGGTTCCCGCCGTCGCCGCCTCGCGGCGGCACGCCGCCGTGATCTGGCGCGATGGCGCGGTGCTGGTGCGCGATCTCGGCAGCACGAACGGCACGCTGGTGAACGGCGCCAAGATCGAGGGCGAGCGCTCGCTCGATCCCGGCGATCGCATCGAGGTCGGCGGCATCAGCGTCACGTTCTGCCGCATCGACGCGAGCTACGCGCAGACCAGCGCGCCCGCGGACCGCACGGTCGTCTCCTTCGATCCTGCGCCCGCACCGCAGGCGTCCGCGCTGCGCGGCGATCTCGCGAAGATTCCGCTCTTTGCCGTGCTGCAAATGCTGGAGATGGGTGGCCAGAGCGGCTGTCTTGCAGTGGAGAGCGCGGCCGGCGAGTGCGCGATGTGGCTGGTGAGCGGCCGGGTCGTGCACGCCGAGGCCTCGAAGCAGCGCGGCATCGAGGCCGCCTTCGAGCTCGCCCAGATCGAAGCGGGCCGTTTCGAGTTCACGCCGGGCAGCCCGCCGCCGGAGCAGAGCTTCGAGATGTCCGTCACCGAGATCATTCTCGAAGCGTCGCGCCTGCTCGACGAGGCGAACGCGGCTCAGTGA
- a CDS encoding MogA/MoaB family molybdenum cofactor biosynthesis protein: MSTAPKHSPAAAQHHASAPKSVGCAVITVSDTRTPETDSGGDLLAQLIAGAGHAVVSREIVRDDVEAIRGALQRALATEACRAVMLTGGTGTSPRDVTPEAVRPLLERELPGFGELFRMLSFQEIGPAAMLSRAFAGSRSGKVVFGLPGSPAAIRLAMERLALPELGHLVGEATKRMGQHAHKH; this comes from the coding sequence CTGAGCACGGCTCCCAAGCACTCGCCCGCCGCGGCGCAGCATCACGCGAGCGCGCCGAAGAGCGTCGGCTGCGCAGTGATTACGGTGAGCGATACGCGCACGCCGGAGACCGACAGCGGGGGCGATCTGCTCGCGCAGCTGATCGCCGGCGCGGGGCACGCCGTCGTGTCGCGCGAGATCGTGCGCGACGACGTCGAGGCGATTCGCGGCGCGCTCCAGCGCGCGCTCGCGACCGAGGCGTGCCGCGCCGTGATGCTCACCGGCGGCACCGGGACTTCGCCGCGCGACGTCACGCCCGAGGCCGTGCGCCCGCTGCTCGAGCGCGAGCTGCCGGGCTTCGGCGAGCTGTTCCGCATGCTCTCGTTCCAGGAGATCGGCCCCGCGGCGATGCTGTCGCGCGCGTTTGCGGGCTCGCGCAGCGGCAAGGTCGTGTTCGGGCTCCCGGGGTCGCCCGCGGCGATTCGACTCGCCATGGAGCGCCTCGCACTGCCGGAGCTCGGTCATCTGGTCGGCGAGGCGACGAAGCGCATGGGGCAACACGCGCACAAGCACTGA
- the moaD gene encoding molybdopterin converting factor subunit 1 has protein sequence MVRLFGSLREATGAKELAVSLDAGARVAELFALLAADHAAFEKLGAKLRVAVNQNVVGFEHALADGDEVAFLPPVSGGSEPKRCWISDQPLDTGAVVNRVLGPDTGGIVTFVGTVRDASRGHSIRHLEYEAYPEMAEREMEKICDEAAQQWGARVAVAHRVGHLPIGEIAVVVAAAAKHRAEAFAACRYTIDVLKQRVPIWKKEFAESGEYWVEDHA, from the coding sequence ATGGTTCGCCTCTTCGGGTCGCTGCGAGAAGCCACGGGCGCGAAGGAGCTCGCGGTCTCGCTCGACGCCGGCGCGCGCGTGGCCGAGCTGTTTGCGCTGCTCGCCGCCGACCACGCGGCGTTCGAGAAGCTCGGTGCGAAGCTGCGCGTTGCGGTGAACCAGAACGTGGTAGGCTTCGAGCACGCGCTCGCGGACGGGGACGAGGTCGCGTTCTTGCCCCCGGTTTCGGGCGGGAGCGAGCCCAAGCGCTGCTGGATCTCCGACCAGCCGCTCGATACCGGCGCGGTCGTGAACCGTGTGCTCGGCCCCGACACCGGCGGCATCGTCACGTTCGTCGGCACCGTGCGCGACGCCTCGCGCGGCCACTCGATCCGTCACCTCGAGTACGAGGCCTACCCCGAGATGGCCGAGCGCGAGATGGAGAAGATCTGCGACGAGGCCGCGCAGCAGTGGGGCGCGCGCGTCGCGGTCGCGCACCGCGTCGGCCACTTGCCGATCGGAGAAATCGCGGTGGTGGTCGCCGCCGCGGCGAAACACCGCGCCGAGGCGTTCGCCGCATGCCGCTACACGATCGACGTGCTGAAGCAGCGCGTGCCGATCTGGAAGAAAGAGTTCGCGGAGAGCGGTGAGTACTGGGTCGAGGATCACGCCTGA
- a CDS encoding NifU family protein: MRSKIELALDRLRPALIADGGNVELLEVSEEGTARIEFQGACATCPAQAATLRLALEPYVKAEVPEVAALVPVTTIARPEA; the protein is encoded by the coding sequence CTGCGCAGCAAGATCGAGCTTGCGCTCGACCGCCTGCGGCCGGCGCTGATCGCCGATGGCGGCAACGTCGAGCTGCTCGAAGTCTCGGAGGAAGGCACCGCGCGCATCGAGTTTCAGGGCGCCTGCGCGACCTGCCCCGCGCAGGCCGCGACGCTGCGGCTGGCGCTCGAGCCGTACGTGAAGGCCGAGGTCCCGGAGGTCGCCGCGCTCGTACCGGTGACGACCATCGCGCGACCCGAGGCGTGA